From a single Miscanthus floridulus cultivar M001 chromosome 8, ASM1932011v1, whole genome shotgun sequence genomic region:
- the LOC136474298 gene encoding temperature-induced lipocalin-1-like — MAAAEGKTAKSGGGQMTVVRGLDVARYMGRWYEIASFPSFFQPRDGRDTRATYRLLEDGATVHVLNETWSKGKRDYIEGTAYKADASSDEAKLKVKFYLPPFLPIIPVVGDYWVLYVDDDYQYALVGEPRRKNLWILCRKTSIDEEVYNQLVERAQEEGYDVSKLHKTPQADPPPESDAAPTDTKGVWWFKSLFGK, encoded by the exons ATGGCGGCGGCAGAGGGGAAGACGGCGAAGAGCGGCGGCGGGCAGATGACGGTGGTGCGGGGCCTGGACGTGGCGCGGTACATGGGGCGGTGGTACGAGATCGCGTCGTTCCCGTCCTTCTTCCAGCCCCGGGACGGGCGGGACACGCGCGCCACCTACCGGCTGCTGGAGGACGGCGCCACGGTGCACGTCCTCAACGAGACGTGGAGCAAGGGGAAGCGCGACTACATCGAGGGCACGGCCTACAAGGCCGACGCCAGCAGCGACGAGGCCAAGCTCAAGGTCAAGTTCTACCTCCCGCCCTTCCTCCCCATCATCCCCGTCGTCGGCGACTACTGGGTGCTCTACGTCGACGACGACTACCAGTACGCGCTCGTCGGCGAGCCGCGCCGCAAGAACCTCTGG ATTCTGTGCAGGAAGACGAGCATCGACGAGGAGGTCTACAACCAGCTGGTGGAGCGGGCCCAGGAGGAAGGCTACGACGTGAGCAAGCTGCACAAGACGCCGCAGGCCGACCCGCCGCCGGAGAGCGACGCCGCGCCCACTGACACCAAGGGAGTATGGTGGTTCAAGTCGCTCTTTGGGAAATGA